In Hamadaea flava, a genomic segment contains:
- the ppdK gene encoding pyruvate, phosphate dikinase, whose amino-acid sequence MTDKYVYAFAEGNKDLKDLLGGKGANLAEMTNLGLPVPPGFTITTEACRAYLRDGKTPASLDAEISAHLAALEQAMAKKLGDPEDPLLVSVRSGAKFSMPGMMETVLNVGLTDASVPGLARQSGNIRFAWDSYRRLIQMFGKTVCDVPGEAFEQALDAAKRVKGAHADVDLDADDLQALVDAYKQIFKQHTGRDFPQEPREQMELAIRAVFESWNAERAILYRRQERIPGDLGTAVNVVAMVFGNLGDDSGTGVAFTRDPATGEQGVYGDYLPNAQGEDVVAGIRNTIPLQDLEGLDPTSFTELMRIMSVLEGHYKDLCDIEFTIERGKLWMLQTRVGKRTAAAAFIIAGQLVDEGVIDPDEALRRVTGAQLMQLMFPTFAKTDTQPLAKGIAASPGAAVGKAVFDSARAAERAATGDKVILVRRETNPDDLPGMIAAAGILTSRGGKTSHAAVVARGMGRTCVCGAEALDVTDDSFKVGTTTVREGDVISIDGTTGKVYLGEIPVEPSPVVQYFEGDAAHSVPARSGVSREDGGLNASGDTAQSPLVRAVDRALRHADEMRRLAVWTNADNAADAGRARRFGAQGIGLCRTEHMFLGDRRELVEALILASTSDEQEQALAALLPLQRADFAEILQAMNGLPVTVRLIDPPLHEFLPSLEELAVKDAQGRLGSREKELLAAVRRTHEENPMLGLRGVRLGLVIPGLFAMQVRAIAEAARQVKQAGGDPRPEVMVPLVGAVQELEAVRTQALDVIRDVDPGVPVPIGTMIEVPRAALTAGEIAGSAEFFSFGTNDLTQMGWGFSRDDVESAFFGRYLELGIFGVSPFETLDADGIGRLVRIAVEEGRAARPDLQIGVCGEHGGDPDSVHFFDSAGLDYVSCSPFRVPVARLEAGRAALEVGGSDTR is encoded by the coding sequence ATGACCGATAAGTATGTCTATGCGTTCGCCGAAGGCAACAAGGACCTCAAAGATCTCCTCGGCGGCAAGGGAGCCAACCTCGCCGAGATGACGAACCTCGGGCTGCCCGTGCCACCGGGCTTCACGATCACCACCGAGGCCTGCCGGGCGTACCTGCGCGACGGCAAGACCCCGGCGTCCCTGGACGCCGAGATCTCCGCGCACCTCGCCGCGCTGGAGCAGGCCATGGCGAAGAAGCTCGGCGATCCCGAGGACCCGCTGCTCGTCTCGGTCCGCTCCGGCGCCAAGTTCTCCATGCCCGGCATGATGGAGACCGTCCTCAACGTGGGCCTCACCGACGCCAGCGTGCCCGGCCTCGCCCGGCAGTCGGGCAACATCCGGTTCGCCTGGGACTCGTATCGCCGCCTGATCCAGATGTTCGGCAAGACCGTCTGCGACGTCCCGGGCGAGGCCTTCGAACAGGCCCTCGACGCGGCCAAACGAGTAAAAGGCGCGCACGCGGACGTCGACCTCGACGCCGACGATCTCCAGGCGCTCGTCGACGCGTACAAGCAGATCTTCAAGCAGCACACGGGCCGTGACTTTCCCCAGGAGCCGCGCGAGCAGATGGAGCTGGCGATCCGGGCCGTGTTCGAGTCGTGGAACGCGGAGCGCGCGATCCTGTACCGCCGTCAGGAGCGGATCCCGGGCGACCTCGGCACCGCGGTGAACGTCGTGGCGATGGTCTTCGGCAACCTCGGCGACGACTCCGGGACCGGCGTGGCCTTCACCCGCGATCCGGCGACCGGCGAGCAGGGCGTCTACGGCGACTACCTGCCGAACGCGCAGGGCGAGGACGTGGTCGCGGGCATTCGCAACACGATCCCGCTGCAGGACCTGGAGGGTCTGGACCCGACGAGCTTCACCGAGCTGATGCGGATCATGTCGGTGCTCGAAGGCCACTACAAGGATCTCTGTGACATCGAGTTCACCATCGAACGCGGCAAGCTCTGGATGCTCCAGACCCGGGTCGGCAAGCGGACGGCCGCCGCGGCCTTCATCATCGCCGGGCAGCTGGTCGACGAGGGGGTGATCGACCCGGACGAGGCGTTGCGGCGGGTCACCGGGGCGCAGCTCATGCAGCTGATGTTCCCGACCTTCGCGAAGACCGACACGCAACCGCTGGCCAAGGGCATCGCCGCGTCGCCGGGCGCGGCCGTCGGCAAGGCGGTCTTCGACTCCGCCCGCGCCGCCGAGCGTGCGGCGACCGGGGACAAGGTCATCCTCGTCCGGCGGGAGACCAATCCCGACGACCTGCCCGGCATGATCGCCGCCGCCGGCATCCTGACAAGCCGCGGCGGCAAGACGAGCCACGCCGCCGTCGTCGCCCGGGGCATGGGGCGTACCTGTGTCTGCGGGGCGGAGGCGCTCGACGTCACCGACGACAGCTTCAAGGTCGGCACCACGACCGTCCGCGAGGGCGACGTCATCTCCATCGACGGCACCACCGGCAAGGTCTACCTCGGCGAGATCCCGGTCGAGCCCAGCCCGGTCGTGCAGTATTTCGAAGGGGATGCAGCGCACTCGGTCCCCGCTCGATCCGGCGTCAGCCGGGAGGACGGCGGACTGAATGCTTCTGGTGACACAGCACAGAGTCCGCTGGTGCGGGCGGTCGATCGGGCATTGCGGCACGCGGACGAAATGCGTCGCCTCGCAGTCTGGACGAACGCCGACAACGCCGCGGACGCCGGCCGCGCCCGCCGCTTCGGCGCGCAGGGCATCGGCCTGTGCCGGACCGAGCACATGTTCCTCGGCGACCGCCGGGAACTGGTCGAGGCGCTCATCCTCGCATCCACTTCGGACGAACAAGAGCAGGCGCTCGCCGCGTTGCTTCCGTTGCAGCGCGCGGACTTCGCCGAGATCCTCCAGGCGATGAACGGACTGCCGGTCACCGTCCGGCTCATCGACCCGCCGCTGCACGAGTTCCTGCCGTCGCTGGAGGAGCTGGCGGTCAAGGACGCTCAGGGGCGGCTCGGCTCACGCGAGAAGGAACTGCTTGCAGCAGTGCGCCGTACTCACGAGGAGAACCCCATGCTCGGGCTCCGCGGCGTACGGCTCGGCCTGGTGATCCCCGGCCTGTTCGCGATGCAGGTCCGCGCGATCGCCGAGGCCGCGCGCCAGGTCAAGCAGGCCGGTGGCGACCCCCGGCCCGAGGTCATGGTCCCGCTGGTCGGCGCGGTTCAGGAGCTCGAAGCGGTACGCACCCAGGCGCTGGACGTCATCCGGGACGTCGATCCGGGCGTACCGGTGCCGATCGGCACCATGATCGAGGTGCCGCGGGCGGCGCTCACCGCCGGTGAGATCGCCGGGTCGGCCGAGTTCTTCTCGTTCGGCACCAACGACTTGACCCAGATGGGCTGGGGCTTCTCCCGGGACGACGTCGAGAGCGCGTTCTTCGGCCGCTACCTGGAACTGGGCATCTTCGGGGTGTCGCCGTTCGAGACCCTCGACGCCGACGGCATCGGCCGCCTCGTCCGGATCGCCGTGGAGGAAGGCCGCGCGGCCCGCCCGGACCTGCAGATCGGCGTCTGCGGGGAACACGGGGGCGACCCCGATTCGGTGCACTTCTTCGACAGCGCCGGGCTGGACTACGTTTCGTGCTCGCCGTTCCGCGTACCGGTGGCACGGTTGGAAGCCGGCCGCGCGGCCCTGGAGGTGGGGGGTTCGGACACCCGGTGA
- a CDS encoding VOC family protein gives MGLRWYGVVVDAADPARLGRWWAEVLGYPILDERNGELTIGPDIDMPCLHFTPAHKGKSGKNRLHLDLVPDDQDAQVERLIDMGARQVDIGQGQVSWVVLADPEGNEFCVMREKAGE, from the coding sequence ATGGGACTGCGGTGGTATGGCGTGGTTGTCGACGCGGCCGATCCGGCCCGGCTGGGCCGCTGGTGGGCCGAGGTGCTCGGCTACCCGATCCTCGACGAGCGTAACGGCGAGCTGACGATCGGGCCCGACATCGACATGCCGTGTCTCCATTTCACCCCGGCCCACAAGGGCAAGTCCGGGAAGAACCGGCTGCATCTGGACCTCGTCCCGGACGACCAGGACGCCCAGGTCGAGCGCCTGATCGACATGGGCGCCCGGCAGGTCGACATCGGTCAGGGCCAGGTCAGCTGGGTCGTGCTCGCGGACCCGGAAGGCAACGAGTTCTGCGTCATGCGGGAGAAGGCCGGAGAGTAG
- a CDS encoding deoxyguanosinetriphosphate triphosphohydrolase: MTAQEIDAERWIAEVRKDTGEERNAFERDRARVLHSAAFRRLAAKTQVHTAGSDDFLRTRLTHSLEVAQIAREMGERLGCDPDVTDVAGLAHDLGHPPFGHNGEDALDEVAAACGGFEGNAQTLRVLTRLEAKIPGAGLNLTRASLDATCKYPWPRRPGSRKFGVYADDAAVFAWLRTSAPDPDRRCLEAQVMDWADDVAYSVHDVEDGIFSGFVQVGLLVDDADEQAALCADVAAIYSDEPADVLREALAELLADPVLARLSAYDGTHRGQALLKDSTSVLTGRFVAAAVTATREAYPGKSSRYDADLIVPRSARIRCALLKGIALRYVMRRRGMEPWYARQREILADLVRVLSERAPTELDPVFAPLWKDAPDDAARLRVIVDQVASLTDPAAVAWHARLLAP, translated from the coding sequence GTGACCGCCCAGGAGATCGACGCCGAGCGCTGGATCGCCGAGGTCCGCAAGGACACCGGCGAGGAGCGGAACGCGTTCGAGCGGGACCGGGCCCGGGTGCTGCACTCGGCGGCGTTCCGCCGGCTGGCGGCCAAGACCCAGGTGCACACCGCCGGGTCGGACGACTTTCTGCGTACGCGGCTGACGCACTCGCTGGAGGTCGCTCAGATCGCTCGTGAGATGGGGGAGCGGCTCGGCTGCGATCCCGACGTGACCGACGTCGCCGGGCTGGCCCACGACCTCGGGCACCCGCCGTTCGGGCACAACGGCGAGGACGCGCTCGACGAGGTCGCCGCGGCCTGCGGCGGATTCGAGGGCAACGCCCAGACGCTGCGCGTACTGACCCGGCTGGAGGCGAAGATCCCGGGCGCGGGACTCAACCTGACCCGGGCCTCCCTCGACGCGACCTGCAAATACCCGTGGCCCCGGCGGCCGGGCAGCCGCAAATTCGGGGTGTACGCCGACGACGCGGCGGTCTTCGCCTGGCTGCGTACGTCTGCCCCCGACCCCGACCGGCGCTGCCTGGAGGCGCAGGTCATGGACTGGGCCGACGACGTGGCGTACTCGGTGCACGACGTCGAGGACGGGATCTTCTCCGGCTTCGTCCAGGTCGGCCTGCTCGTCGACGACGCCGACGAGCAAGCCGCCCTCTGCGCCGACGTGGCGGCGATCTACTCCGACGAACCGGCCGACGTCCTCCGGGAGGCGCTGGCCGAACTGCTCGCCGACCCCGTGCTGGCCCGGCTCTCGGCGTACGACGGCACCCATCGGGGGCAGGCGCTGCTCAAGGACAGCACCTCCGTGCTCACCGGGCGCTTCGTGGCCGCCGCGGTGACGGCCACGCGGGAGGCGTACCCGGGGAAGTCGAGCCGCTATGACGCGGACCTGATCGTGCCCCGCTCGGCCCGGATCCGGTGTGCCCTGCTGAAGGGCATAGCGCTGCGTTACGTGATGCGGCGGCGCGGCATGGAACCCTGGTACGCCCGCCAGCGCGAGATCCTCGCCGACCTCGTGCGGGTGCTGAGCGAACGCGCGCCGACCGAGCTGGACCCGGTCTTCGCTCCACTCTGGAAGGACGCGCCCGACGACGCGGCCCGGCTGCGCGTGATCGTCGACCAGGTGGCCTCGCTCACCGACCCGGCCGCCGTCGCCTGGCACGCCCGCCTCCTCGCCCCCTAA
- the dnaG gene encoding DNA primase has translation MAGRIRDEDIALVRERTSVVDVISEHVTLKGSGGRNLKGLCPFHDEKTPSFTVAGDRNVYFCHGCGKGGDAINFVMEIDHLRFTEAVEKLAARAGIQLRYIEGGSAPVRQQHGQRQRLIAAHAAAAKFYAEQLMTPGARIAREFLAQRGFDRGAAETYGCGFAPDSWDALTKHLRQLGFTAEELTVGGLAKPARSGSLIDRFRRRLIWPIRETGGDVIGFGARKLFDDDDGPKYLNTPETPLYKKSTVLYGIDLAKREIGKRGQAVVVEGYTDVMACHLAGVPTAVATCGTAFGSEHISVLRRMLMDTDTFKGEIIFTFDGDAAGQKAALRAFADDQRFVGQTFIAVGPDGMDPCELRLDRGDTAVRDLVASRERLVSFVLRTTIAGFDLDSAEGRVGALRATAPLVAQIKDRSLRPEYGRILAGKLGMEVEVVQRAVNASVKGQPVDARPPRPRTSPDDPQILVEREALKLAIQVPALAGPVFDNAEADCYSDPQHVQIRLAIAAAGGAVRGVSGPNWIAAITDGCGDLMAQSLVNQLAVEELRYDGDADPHYVTVTLARLQLAAVDRRVHNVKSKLQRINPVTQKDEYFGLFSDLVSLETTARALRDQASSGL, from the coding sequence ATGGCCGGACGGATCCGCGACGAGGACATCGCGCTAGTGCGTGAGCGCACCTCCGTCGTCGACGTGATCTCCGAGCACGTGACGTTGAAGGGCTCGGGTGGGCGCAACCTGAAGGGGTTGTGCCCGTTCCATGACGAGAAGACCCCTTCGTTCACCGTGGCCGGCGACCGTAATGTCTACTTCTGCCACGGTTGTGGCAAGGGCGGCGACGCGATCAACTTCGTCATGGAGATCGACCACCTGCGGTTCACCGAGGCGGTCGAGAAGCTGGCCGCCCGCGCCGGCATCCAGCTGCGCTACATCGAGGGCGGCTCGGCGCCGGTCCGCCAGCAGCACGGCCAGCGGCAGCGGCTGATCGCCGCGCACGCCGCGGCGGCGAAGTTCTACGCGGAGCAGCTGATGACCCCGGGCGCCCGCATCGCCCGGGAGTTCCTCGCTCAGCGGGGCTTCGACCGGGGCGCCGCCGAGACCTACGGCTGCGGCTTCGCCCCCGATTCGTGGGACGCGCTGACCAAGCACTTGCGGCAACTCGGCTTCACCGCCGAGGAGCTGACCGTCGGCGGGCTGGCCAAGCCGGCCCGGTCGGGCAGCCTCATCGACCGGTTCCGCCGCCGGTTGATCTGGCCCATCCGGGAGACCGGCGGCGACGTCATCGGGTTCGGCGCGCGGAAGCTGTTCGACGACGACGACGGCCCCAAATACCTGAACACCCCGGAGACCCCGCTCTACAAGAAGTCGACCGTGCTCTACGGCATCGACCTCGCCAAGCGGGAGATCGGCAAGCGCGGCCAGGCGGTCGTGGTCGAGGGCTACACCGATGTGATGGCCTGCCACCTGGCCGGAGTGCCGACGGCGGTGGCGACCTGCGGGACGGCCTTCGGCTCCGAGCACATCTCGGTGCTGCGCCGGATGCTCATGGACACCGACACGTTCAAGGGCGAGATCATCTTCACCTTCGACGGCGACGCCGCCGGGCAGAAGGCCGCGCTCCGCGCGTTCGCCGACGACCAGCGGTTCGTCGGGCAGACCTTCATCGCGGTCGGGCCGGACGGGATGGACCCCTGCGAGCTGCGGCTGGATCGCGGCGACACGGCCGTCCGCGACCTGGTGGCCAGCCGGGAGCGCCTGGTCTCGTTCGTTCTGCGTACGACGATCGCGGGGTTCGACCTCGACTCCGCCGAAGGCCGGGTGGGTGCGCTCCGGGCGACCGCCCCGCTGGTGGCGCAGATCAAGGACCGGTCGCTGCGCCCGGAATACGGCCGCATCCTCGCGGGCAAGCTCGGCATGGAGGTCGAGGTCGTCCAGCGCGCGGTGAACGCGTCCGTCAAGGGCCAGCCGGTCGACGCCCGCCCGCCCCGGCCGCGTACCAGTCCGGACGATCCGCAGATCCTGGTCGAGCGGGAGGCGCTCAAGCTCGCCATCCAGGTTCCGGCGCTGGCCGGGCCGGTCTTCGACAACGCCGAGGCCGACTGCTACTCCGACCCGCAGCACGTGCAGATCCGGCTGGCCATCGCGGCCGCCGGCGGCGCGGTGCGCGGGGTGTCCGGGCCGAACTGGATCGCCGCGATCACCGACGGCTGCGGTGACCTGATGGCGCAGTCGCTGGTGAACCAGCTCGCCGTGGAGGAGCTGCGCTATGACGGCGACGCCGATCCGCACTACGTGACGGTGACCCTCGCCCGGCTCCAGCTCGCGGCGGTCGACCGGCGGGTGCACAACGTCAAGTCCAAGCTCCAGCGGATCAATCCGGTCACGCAGAAGGACGAGTACTTCGGGCTGTTCAGCGACCTCGTGTCGCTGGAGACCACCGCTCGCGCCCTGCGCGACCAAGCATCGAGTGGGTTGTGA
- a CDS encoding S1 family peptidase, translated as MINSRHPTRRAALASGVTALLFALAVAPSAYAAPPSQAFGPDRAEALATGLGARSAGAYIDQVTGKSVVSVTDAAAAAQVRASGGVAQLVRHGSAALAAVTSDLDATAAVAGTAWATDPATGQVVVSIDPTVTGKALAKVTSAIARHGDAVRVEYLSGALHKTIAGGQAIYGGQYRCSLGFNVQDSAGNYYFLTAGHCTNIASSWYANSAKTTLLGTRSGTSFPGNDYGIVRYATSYTNHPGSVYLYSGSQDITAAGNASVGQAVRRSGSTTGVRSGSVTATNATVNYAEGTVTGLIRTTVCAEGGDSGGSLFAGSIALGLTSGGSGNCTSGGTTFFQPVTEPLSVYGVHVY; from the coding sequence GTGATCAATTCCAGGCACCCCACCCGACGGGCAGCCCTGGCGAGCGGGGTAACCGCCCTGCTCTTCGCCCTGGCCGTCGCGCCGTCGGCGTACGCCGCCCCACCGAGCCAGGCTTTCGGCCCCGATCGCGCCGAAGCCCTCGCCACCGGACTGGGTGCGCGCAGCGCCGGCGCGTACATCGACCAGGTCACCGGTAAGAGCGTCGTGAGCGTCACCGACGCCGCGGCCGCCGCCCAGGTACGCGCATCCGGCGGCGTCGCCCAACTGGTCCGGCACGGTTCGGCCGCGCTGGCCGCCGTCACCTCGGACCTCGACGCGACCGCGGCGGTAGCCGGGACGGCGTGGGCCACCGACCCCGCCACCGGCCAGGTCGTCGTCTCGATCGACCCGACCGTCACGGGCAAGGCGCTCGCCAAGGTCACCTCGGCCATCGCCCGCCACGGCGACGCCGTACGCGTGGAGTACCTGTCCGGTGCGCTGCACAAGACGATCGCGGGTGGCCAGGCCATCTACGGTGGTCAGTACCGGTGCTCGCTCGGCTTCAACGTGCAGGACTCGGCCGGGAACTACTACTTCCTCACCGCCGGGCACTGCACCAACATCGCCAGCAGCTGGTACGCCAACTCGGCGAAGACGACGCTGCTCGGCACCCGGTCCGGGACCAGTTTCCCGGGCAACGACTACGGCATCGTGCGCTACGCCACGAGCTACACCAACCACCCCGGTTCGGTGTACCTATACAGCGGCAGCCAGGACATCACGGCGGCGGGCAACGCCTCCGTCGGCCAGGCGGTCCGGCGCAGCGGCAGCACGACCGGCGTACGCAGCGGCAGCGTCACGGCGACGAACGCGACCGTCAACTACGCCGAGGGCACCGTCACCGGCCTCATCCGGACCACGGTCTGCGCTGAAGGCGGCGACAGCGGCGGTTCGCTCTTCGCGGGCAGCATCGCGCTCGGCCTCACCTCCGGCGGCAGTGGCAACTGCACCTCGGGTGGGACGACGTTCTTCCAGCCCGTGACCGAACCGCTGTCCGTGTACGGCGTCCACGTCTACTAA
- a CDS encoding ABC transporter ATP-binding protein — MTDQSLIRARGLVKRFGDFTAVDGIDLDVAPGEAFGFLGPNGAGKSSTMRMIGCVSTPTAGELSILGLDPVKDGTRIRSRLGVCPQMDNLDPDLTVRENLTTYARYFGISRAAARARALELLEFVQLADRAESKVEPLSGGMKRRLTIARAMVNEPELVLLDEPTTGLDPQARHLLWERLFRLKQQGVTLVLTTHYMDEAEQLCDRLVVMDAGKIVAEGSPRALIETYSTREVVELRFGESPLEGFRDKLVGIGERIDVLPDRVLLYADDGDGAINEVHRRELAPSGVLVRRSTLEDVFLHLTGRTLVD, encoded by the coding sequence GTGACTGATCAGTCTCTGATTCGTGCCCGCGGCCTGGTGAAACGCTTCGGCGACTTCACCGCGGTGGACGGCATCGACCTCGACGTCGCACCGGGTGAGGCCTTCGGCTTCCTCGGGCCGAACGGCGCCGGGAAGAGCTCGACGATGCGGATGATCGGCTGTGTCTCGACGCCGACCGCCGGTGAGCTGAGCATCCTCGGCCTGGACCCGGTCAAGGACGGCACCCGCATCCGCAGCCGCCTCGGCGTCTGCCCCCAGATGGACAACCTCGATCCCGACCTCACCGTCCGGGAGAACCTCACGACCTACGCCCGCTACTTCGGGATCTCCCGGGCGGCCGCCCGTGCGCGAGCCCTGGAGCTGCTGGAGTTCGTCCAGCTGGCCGACCGGGCCGAGAGCAAGGTCGAACCGCTGTCCGGCGGGATGAAGCGCCGCCTGACGATCGCCCGCGCGATGGTCAACGAACCCGAGCTGGTGCTGCTCGACGAGCCCACCACCGGTCTCGACCCACAGGCGCGGCACCTGCTCTGGGAGCGGCTGTTCCGGCTGAAGCAGCAGGGCGTGACGCTGGTGCTCACCACGCACTACATGGACGAGGCGGAACAGCTCTGCGACCGCCTCGTGGTGATGGACGCGGGCAAGATCGTGGCCGAGGGGTCGCCCCGGGCGCTCATCGAGACCTACTCCACCCGTGAGGTGGTCGAGCTGCGGTTCGGCGAGAGCCCGCTCGAAGGTTTCCGTGACAAGCTCGTGGGCATCGGCGAGCGCATCGACGTCCTGCCCGACCGCGTCCTGCTCTACGCCGACGACGGCGACGGCGCGATCAACGAGGTGCACCGGCGGGAGCTGGCACCGAGCGGCGTGCTGGTGCGGCGGTCCACCTTGGAGGACGTCTTCCTGCACCTGACCGGCCGGACGCTGGTGGACTGA
- a CDS encoding ABC transporter permease — translation MAHPMLATLERELTLYRRLWQASVFSSFLLPLLFVLSIGVGVGSYVNANGGLGGVDYLSYIAPGVVITTAFQIGIGESTYPVLGGFKWTRSYQAMRSAPVEPQHMVGGHLLYLMFRGVIATIAFLIIVGAFGAMHSWWAPMTIVIAAIVTVAVAGPVTAFAASIENDNYFALLFRFGVIPATLFSGVFFPVDQLPALVRPLAYASPLWHGVVLSREATLGWPTPWPIWIHVGYLIVWTAIGVALAVWRFRKRLED, via the coding sequence ATGGCCCATCCGATGCTGGCCACGCTGGAGCGGGAGCTGACCCTCTACCGCCGCCTCTGGCAGGCCTCCGTGTTCTCCTCGTTCCTGCTGCCGTTGCTGTTCGTGCTGAGCATCGGCGTCGGCGTGGGCAGCTATGTCAACGCCAACGGCGGGCTGGGCGGCGTCGACTACCTGAGCTACATCGCCCCGGGCGTCGTCATCACCACCGCCTTCCAGATCGGCATCGGCGAGTCCACCTACCCGGTGCTCGGCGGGTTCAAGTGGACCCGGTCCTACCAGGCGATGCGGTCCGCGCCGGTGGAGCCGCAGCACATGGTCGGCGGCCACCTGCTCTACCTGATGTTCCGCGGGGTCATCGCCACGATCGCGTTCCTGATCATCGTGGGAGCGTTCGGCGCGATGCACTCCTGGTGGGCTCCGATGACCATCGTGATCGCCGCGATCGTCACCGTCGCGGTCGCCGGTCCGGTGACGGCCTTCGCCGCCTCGATCGAGAACGACAACTACTTCGCGCTGCTGTTCCGGTTCGGGGTCATCCCGGCGACGTTGTTCTCCGGCGTCTTCTTCCCGGTCGACCAGCTGCCCGCGCTGGTTCGTCCGTTGGCATACGCATCTCCGCTGTGGCATGGCGTCGTGCTGTCCCGGGAGGCGACCCTCGGCTGGCCGACACCGTGGCCGATCTGGATCCACGTCGGCTACCTGATCGTCTGGACGGCGATCGGCGTGGCCCTGGCGGTCTGGCGTTTCCGCAAGCGGCTGGAGGACTGA
- a CDS encoding ABC transporter permease translates to MVTTLVAAAVTRPGVAPVRVGAVVNRNMGALRSGASYWLVLISGFFEPVFYLLSIGIGVGALVGDITLIDGQVLPYATFVAPAMLATSAMNGAMAETTFNFFFKFKYAKTYDAVLATPVRPVEIALGELVWAMMRGSVYTAVFLGVMVVMKLTTIGWALAAFPATILVGFAFGAVGMIFTTMMRGWQDFDLMATAQFALFLFSATFAPIQNYPVVFQWIIQLTPLYHAVEMVRDITTGHPDWGTAVHALYLVVMMAVGLYFTGRRLERMLLK, encoded by the coding sequence ATGGTCACGACACTCGTCGCCGCGGCGGTCACCCGGCCCGGCGTCGCGCCGGTGCGGGTCGGCGCCGTGGTCAACCGCAACATGGGCGCGCTGCGCTCGGGCGCGTCCTACTGGCTGGTGCTCATCTCCGGCTTCTTCGAGCCGGTGTTCTACCTGCTGTCGATCGGCATCGGCGTCGGCGCACTGGTCGGCGACATCACGCTGATCGACGGGCAGGTCCTGCCCTACGCGACGTTCGTCGCCCCGGCGATGCTGGCGACGTCGGCGATGAACGGGGCCATGGCCGAGACCACGTTCAACTTCTTCTTCAAGTTCAAGTACGCCAAGACCTACGACGCCGTCCTCGCCACTCCGGTGCGGCCGGTGGAGATCGCGCTCGGTGAGCTGGTCTGGGCAATGATGCGGGGCTCGGTCTACACGGCGGTGTTCCTCGGCGTGATGGTCGTGATGAAGTTGACGACGATCGGCTGGGCGCTGGCCGCGTTCCCCGCGACCATCCTGGTCGGATTCGCGTTCGGCGCGGTCGGCATGATCTTCACGACGATGATGCGCGGCTGGCAGGACTTCGACCTGATGGCGACCGCTCAGTTCGCGCTGTTCCTGTTCTCGGCGACGTTCGCGCCGATCCAGAACTACCCGGTCGTGTTCCAGTGGATCATCCAGCTGACGCCGCTCTACCACGCCGTGGAGATGGTCCGGGACATCACGACCGGCCACCCCGACTGGGGGACGGCGGTGCACGCGCTCTACCTCGTCGTGATGATGGCGGTCGGGCTGTACTTCACCGGACGCCGTCTGGAGAGGATGCTCCTCAAGTAG